Proteins encoded within one genomic window of Vanrija pseudolonga chromosome 3, complete sequence:
- the RAV1_1 gene encoding Regulator of V-ATPase in vacuolar membrane protein 1 codes for MSLKLRQTIPGRPRRESPAPLAALSTPNGAYFAYPSSTNVILVHPDGELHDTLSFWEALPYRAGPSGIGSRDVEGVVARDDTIIAWSGVYVVLWQLNAADPSPEWVVHSTIVASASISSLDYQTGTAALGTAAGVELWRVEPEAEVVVWDRVWKSTTASPPLVAIPPARTHVAWYFKGSRTVTVQTLGPRGQASGEPQDIRQPREIEWIGWRYSPSGDAQLYVISTNAILRIFATVLDDPSWFQLLYSVDHRSFSQLGGTDKGKSTDFGSIWVPESQVLQHGADDALATAKTKGLRLSPKVENVLELVKTGELDLAVWFGPNGTVALRSLLNLDRKPPTLIHSEPLGSVSVNVSANWSTRGQLARHCIAGTLFVGFPPSDSNADASFLSLSLIDLFGLDDSALIGSTPEPDFETMSVLMTQDIKQFVRTPNGRGLLAVGEGGEVGIWEKRRLGKLSTDPHVKLPVSLVGKGQWQAPVTPILYSIYAKGRGVASYFNDPVHGPRVVLQHLDPGDGTPTEQVVLPHFQPKAGDEIKMLLAVSDIDDGYSSRRRRTRRAVIMAVAASGEAWVWRIDPAPTSPRQELSQSPLETPKRSNRRLSVDSPSTSPLRGASYSAAAPNIYRSDKPITTLISHSVLPIEGGGKPRFILPVDPMGWHTTTVDWETDTPLQDMVVTVSENGVLEFWKPRLGQHMPGTRRPTIQGDWHCLDAEDSHVAWFRSSVVHTEKKNVSLARCSSRKKTVLVCELANGQHEMTIWDSNVSEFSTGLELTFAFEHGEVIQDLDWTTTSDLQSVLAVGFPHHIVLVCEQRMSYVEVTPGWAPFINIDMRKYTSVPINDSIWIAGGSFAVGVGNQIFVFSRFLEQHTPLPSPGQSVHHVEVDDNDDDPEDIFELIAHQNGPLFDFHPTMIMQCLLWDKIDLVKRILCTLVKDIREDEVDGKRRLVFQRLDPLEFHTTSSKPKKAKEATDYSNLFTFTPTVTSDDDDPFNADLVQELVDKIDGPVKIPLSQGEKSLLAALAQATLEVEQSRRSLDLCGLRYLISIRTFVNRDRRAAGQQSGAVTPRGGVPGLPPPPVTHARISFRNIVWATHSESQEVLLQAAGQACENNKMMWEDAKRLGIFLWLKSTDAIRSQMEVVARNRFMAGDGGDRDPIACSLIFFALGKKQVVHGLWRQAPGHKEQSMMMKFLANDFTLDRWKTAAAKNAYALLSKQRYEYAAAFFMLAGKPKDAITVCLRQLNDWQLAVALARCIEGASGGELLRWVLLDTVLPIAYKGGHRWLASWALWMLNRRDLAVRVLITPMDDVAEAWSETTKLPVGQPDNDDPSLLLLFQHLKGKTLQTAKGTSEISEKLEFDFVLHNAVVFCRMGCHPLGLDLLRSWSFERPYFPPPKRREAPSPVQVTTPLEQRNGMITSSPTRAKQPLAPRRRASFMLSNPHGRESMVMDMDVLSEGGTEPPTREATPPGQKATPTTPAGDLFAGMPGWGAPAAGFHKQSDTHMPTLSEEPASNGIAGPSPQKAETTNPMKHQRHGVRQGSMAFDMDSFFGNKDRLLALHVASPLPGSVFEDSGGPSRSSTPSVNLMRDLARNEDQGATEFNLDTFGFGGPAPPHVPTRTPSPRHIASNHSTNANSTTATPPASITPPNKIGLMSSARKADPAQGGAEFSFDGFDEVPSAGAKTTTAPIGSAASAASVTASVPTSTSTASGTKDASKPASAIKSKIGNLFKGHKSDASQGATEFDAGNFDLADKPRVPTRADPAADDGTPALGATSFGKVGDENDPAAKTADTKVASKVAPNVASKDAAPEPVDVVDEADLKTARVPTRAEPPADTGTPTLTATTFGKEGDENDPSAKAKPAAVSRAAAGAAAEPFDDAELGGKPRIPTRADPPASTGAVSLAATTSSSFGKVGDANDPQAKPVTANTKPAATSSKVAASPSDVVDDVAVGGKPRVPARPDPTAGDDGIPVLTATQFGKDSGGESKGTAGASLFAKDVTTAAPEPKAAADSKAAEVTKLADSKAAEAPKPAAAEPAKPSGSLMKDNKSQAAQGGADFNMDDFF; via the exons ATGTCGCTCAAGCTCCGGCAGACCATCCCCGGTCGACCGAGGCGAGAGTctcccgccccgctcgcggcgctgtccACGCCCAACGGCGCATACTTT GCATACCCTTCCTCGACTAATGTCATCCTTGTCCACCCCGATGGCGAGCTGCACGATACGCTCTCGTTCTGGGAAGCGCTGCCTTACCGTGCAGGCCCGTCAGGCATCGGGTCGCGCGATGTAGAAGGCgtcgtggcgcgcgacgacact ATTATCGCTTGGAGTGGCGTCTATGTCGTTCTGTGGCAGCTCAACGCTGCAGATCCTTCGCCTGAATGGGTCGTGCACTCGACTATCGTTGCCTCGGCCAGCATCTCATCGCTAGACTACCAGACTG GGACGGCCGCGCTGGGTACGGCAGCCGGTGTCGAGCTGTGGCGTGTTGAGCCTGAAGCTGAGGTTGTGGTGTGGGACCGTGTTTGGAAGTC CACCACCGCGTCCccgcccctcgtcgccattcCACCCGCACGCACCCACGTTGCCTGGTATTTCAAG GGTTCGAGAACGGTGACAGTACAGACGCTTGGGCCGCGTGGCCAGGCGTCTGGCGAGCCGCAAGACATTCGTCAGCCACGCGAGATTGAGTGGATTGGTTGGCGATACTCTCCTTC TGGCGACGCCCAGCTCTACGTCATCTCTACCAATGCTATCCTGCGCATCTTTGCgaccgtgctcgacgaccccTCCTGGTTCCAGCTCCTCTACTCGGTCGACCACCGGTCGTtctcgcagctcggcggAACCGACAAGGGCAAGTCGACAGACTTTGGCTCCATCTGGGTCCCCGAGTCCCAGGTACTCCAGCATGGCGctgacgacgcgctcgccacggCAAAAACCAAGGGCCTGAGGCTGTCACCAAAGGTCGAGaacgtgctcgagctcgtcaagacTGGTGAGCTGGACCTAGCCGTGTGGTTTGGCCCAAACGGGACTGTTGCCCTTCGATCTCTTTTG AACCTCGATCGGAAACCCCCAACGCTTATCCATTCCGAACCCCTCGGCTCAGTCTCCGTCAACGTTAGTGCCAACTGGTCGACCCGAGGCCAACTCGCTCGCCACTGCATTGCCGGGACCCTCTTTGTTGGCTTCCCGCCTTCCGACTCCAACGCCGATGCTTCcttcctctctctctccctgATCGACCTTTTCGGtctcgacgactcggcccTGATCGGATCGACGCCCGAGCCAGACTTTGAGACCATGTCGGTGCTCATGACCCAGGACATCAAGCAGTTCGTCCGTACCCCGAACGGCCGTGGCCTGCTCGCTGTCGGAGAAGGCGGGGAGGTTGGCATCTGGGAGAAGcggcgcctcggcaagctgTCAACCGACCCCCACGTCAAGTTGCCAGTTtccctcgtcggcaagggcCAGTGGCAGGCACCGGTAACCCCGATTCTGTATTCCATCTACGCCAAGGGCCGTGGTGTCGCCTCCTACTTCAACGACCCAGTCCATGGGCCTCGCGTCGTTCTCCAACACCTCGACCCAGGAGATGGCACGCCGACAGAGCAGGTCGTCCTTCCTCATTTCCAACCCAAGGCAGGCGACGAGATCAAGATGCTGCTGGCCGTGTCGGACATTGACGACGGCTACagttctcgtcgtcgccgaacTCGCCGCGCGGTCATCATGGCTGTtgcagccagcggcgaggcCTGGGTCTGGAGGATCGACCCGGCACCGACGTCGCCCCGTCAAGAGCTCTCCCAGTCTCCGCTCGAGACACCTAAACGATCCAACAGGCGGCTGTCGGTCGATTCGCCCTCTACCAGCCCTCTTCGCGGCGCGTCATA ctcggcggctgcTCCCAACATCTATCGCAGCGACAAGCCCATCACAACCCTCATCTCGCACTCGGTTCTCCCAATCGAAGGCGGAGGCAAGCCGAGGTTCATCCTCCCTGTCGATCCCATGGGCTggcacaccaccaccgttgACTGGGAGACCGACACTCCACTTCAGGACATGGTCGTCACAGTCTCAGAGAACGGCGTACTCGAGTTCTGGAAGCCCAGGCTAGGCCAGCATATGCCAGGTACTCGGAGACCGACAATTCAAGGTGACTGGCACTGCCTCGACGCGGAGGATAGCCATGTTGCGTGGTTCCGCAGCAGCGTCGTCCACACCGAGAAGAAGAATGTTTCACTGGCCCGCTGCAGCTCGAGAAAGAAGACTGTGTTGG TTTGCGAACTTGCCAATGGCCAGCACGAGATGACGATCTGGGACTCGAACGTCAGCGAGTTCTCCACAGGTCTGGAGCTCACCTTTGCCTTCGA GCATGGGGAGGTGATCCAGGACCTAGActggacgacgacctcggacCTTCAGTcagtgctcgccgtcggcttcCCCCACCATATCGTTCTGGTATGCGAGCAGCGTATGAGCTACGTCGAGGTCACACCTGGCTGGGCGCCATTTATCAACATCGATATGAGAAAGTACACGTCGGTGCCGATCAACGACTCTATCTGGATTGCTGGAGGCTCGtttgccgtcggcgtgggcaaCCAGATCTTCGTATTCAGCCGTTTCCTCGAACAGCACACCCCGCTGCCTTCGCCCGGTCAGTCGGTGCACCATGTGGAAGtggacgacaacgacgacgacccagaGGACATCTTCGAGCTCATCGCGCATCAGAACGGCCCGCTGTTCGACTTCCACCCGACCATGATCATGCAGTGTCTCCTTTGGG ACAAGATCGACTTGGTCAAGCGCATCCTCTGCACTCTTGTCAAGGATATTCGGGAAGACGAAGTCGACGGCAAGAGGCGACTCGTGttccagcgcctcgacccTCTCGAGTTCCACACCACCAGctccaagcccaagaaggccaaggaggctaCCGACTACTCGAACCTGTTCACATTCACTCCGACGGtcacgagcgacgacgacgacccgttcAATGCCGATCTGGTGCAAGAGCTTGTGGACAAGATTGATGGTCCGGTTAAGATCCCTCTGAGCCAGGGTGAGAAGTCGTTGCTTGCTGCCCTGGCACAGGCTACACTCGAGGTTGAGCAATCTCGCCGTTCGTTGGACCTCTGCGGTCTGCGTTATCTCATCTCGATCAGGACGTTTGTCAACCGCGACAGACGAGCCGCCGGCCAGCAATCAGGCGCAGTCactcctcgcggcggcgtgccagGGCTGCCACCTCCCCCGGTCACCCATGCACGCATCTCGTTCCGCAACATTGTCTGGGCGACCCACAGTGAAAGCCAGGAAGTCCTCTTACAAGCTGCCGGTCAGGCTTGCGAGAACAACAAGATGATGTGGGAGGATGCGAAACGGCTGGGCATCTTCCTCTGGCTCAAATCGACCGATGCGATTCGAAGCCAGATGGAGGTTGTCGCACGTAACCGATTCATGGCCGGCGACGGAGGAGACCGCGACCCCATCGCTTGCTCGCTCATCTTCTTCGCTCTGGGCAAGAAGCAAGTGGTGCACGGCCTCTGGCGCCAGGCTCCAGGTCACAAGGAGCAGTCCATGATGATGAAGTTCTTAGCCAACGACTTCACTCTCGACCGCTGGAAGACGGCTGCTGCGAAGAACGCGTACGCCCTGTTGAGCAAGCAGCGTTATG AGTACGCCGCAGCGTTCTTCATGCTCGCAGGCAAGCCCAAGGACGCCATCACTGTCTGCTTGAGGCAACTCAACGACTGGCAGCTGGCTGTGGCTCTGGCGCGCTGTATCGAGGGCGCCTCGGGTGGTGAGCTCCTCCGCTGGGTGCTTCTCGACACAGTCCTTCCCATTGCGTACAAGGGAGGACACCGCTGGTTGGCGTCATGGGCGCTGTGGATGCTCAACCGCCGCGACCTGGCTGTCCGTGTTCTCATT ACCCCCATGGACGACGTTGCAGAGGCCTGGAGCGAGACGACCAAGCTACCCGTGGGCCAgcccgacaacgacgacccTTCGCTCCTACTCCTCTTCCAGCacctcaagggcaagaccCTGCAGACTGCAAAGGGAACGAGCGAGATATCGGAGAAACTCGAGTTTGACTTTGTGCTCCACAATGCGGTGGTGTTCTGCCGCATGGGCTGCCACCCACTTGGTCTGGACCTTCTCCGCTCTTGGTCGTTCGAGCGGCCGTACTTCCCACCACCAAAGCGCCGCGAGGCTCCGTCGCCCGTTCAGGTCACCACACCGCTGGAACAACGCAACGGCATGATTACTTCCAGTCCCACGCGCGCCAAGCAGCCGCttgcacctcggcgacgtgcaTCCTTCATGCTATCCAACCCCCACGGCCGCGAGAGCATGGTCATGGATATGGATGTGCTGTCCGAGGGTGGAACAGAGCCGCCAACCAGAGAGGCGACACCTCCCGGCCagaaggcgacgccgaccacgccAGCTGGGGACCTGTTTGCAGGTATGCCTGGCTGGGGAGCCCCTGCGGCCGGCTTCCACAAGCAGTCGGACACTCACATGCCCACTCTGTCAGAGGAGCCAGCGTCGAACGGCATTGCGGGACCATCGCCGCAGAAGGCCGAGACGACCAACCCCATGAAACACCAGCGTCATGGCGTCCGCCAAGGCTCCATGGCATTCGACATGGACTCTTTCTTTGGAAACAAGGACCGGTTGCTGGCACTTCATGTAGCATCGCCATTGCCAGGCTCCGTGTTTGAGGACAGTGGTGGGCCGTCGCGATCGTCGACTCCATCGGTTAATCTGATGAGGGATCTTGCACGAAACGAGGATCAGGGTGCGACCGAGTTCAACCTAGACACATTTGGCTTTGGTGGTCCCGCGCCTCCACATGTGCCTACCCGCACACCGTCGCCAAGGCATATCGCGTCCAACCATTCCACCAACGCCAACTCGACAACTGCTACACCACCAGCCTCAATCACACCACCAAACAAGATTGGGCTCATGTCGTCTGCTCGCAAGGCCGACCCCGCCCAAGGCGGCGCCGAATTCAGCTTTGACGGCTTTGACGAAGTGCCtagcgccggcgccaagacTACTACGGCTCCGATTGGATCCGcggcctccgccgccagcgtcacCGCGTCAGTTCCCACATCGACATCCACGGCCAGCGGTACCAAGGACGCATCCAAGCCAGCATCCGCCATCAAGTCAAAGATCGGCAACTTGTTCAAGGGCCACAAGTCGGACGCATCGCAAGGCGCGACCGAGTTTGACGCTGGCAACTTTGACCTGGCTGATAAGCCAAGGGTTCCCACGCGGGCCGATCCTGCTGCGGATGACGGGACGCCTGCACTTGGTGCGACGTCGTTCGGCAAGGTTGGCGATGAGAACGACCCAGCTGCCAAGACGGCAGACACCAAGGTCGCGTCCAAGGTCGCCCCCAATGTCGCGTCCAAGGATGCTGCCCCCGAGCCAGTGGATGTTGTCGATGAAGCCGACTTGAAGACTGCACGCGTTCCCACACGTGCCGAGCCGCCCGCCGACACTGGCACCCCCACCCTCACAGCCACCACGTTtggcaaggagggcgacgagaaCGACCCGAGCGCAAAGGCCAAGCCGGCGGCTGTCAGTAGGGCGGCGgctggtgctgcggcggagccgttcgacgacgccgagttgGGAGGCAAACCCCGCATCCCCACACGTGCCGATCCTCCTGCGAGCACGGGCGCAGTGTCACTCGCCGCCACGACGTCATCCTCATTCGGCAAGGTTGGGGATGCCAACGACCCGCAAGCGAAGCCGGTTACGGCGAACACCAAGCCCGCTGCTACCAGCTCCAaggtcgcggcgtcgccatcagacgtggtcgacgacgtcgcggttGGTGGCAAGCCGCGTGTTCCTGCCCGGCCTGATCCCACTGCTGGTGATGACGGCATCCCCGTCCTCACTGCGACGCAGTTTGGCAAGGACAGCGGAGGCGAGAGCAAGGGCACGGCTGGCGCGTCGCTGTTCGCCAAGGACGTAacgacggccgcgcccgagcccaagGCAGCGGCCGACTCGAAAGCCGCAGAGGTGACCAAGCTGGCAGACTcgaaggctgccgaggcgcccaagcccgctgctgccgagcccgccaaACCCTCCGGCAGCCTCATGAAGGACAACAAGTCGCAGGCTGCGCAAGGGGGAGCCGACTTCAACATGGATGACTTTTTCTAG